From Micromonospora auratinigra:
GCTGGCTGATCTTCGCCTTCGGCTGGGCCACCCTGGTCTACTTCCCGGTCGCGCACTGGGTGTGGGGCGGCGGCTTCATCGGCGCCAAGCTGCACGCGCTCGACTTCGCCGGCGGCACGGCGGTGCACATCAACGCCGGTGCGGCGGCGCTCGGCGTGGCCCTGGTGCTCGGCAAGCGGATGGGCTGGCCCCGGGAGGGCATGAAGCCGCACAACATCCCGCTGGTCGCGCTCGGCGCCGGCCTGCTCTGGTTCGGCTGGTTCGGCTTCAACGCCGGCTCGGAGCTGACCGTCGACTCGGTCGCCGGCCTGGCCTTCCTGAACACCCAGCTCGCCACGGCGGCGGCGGTGCTCGGCTGGCTCGCGGTCGAATGGATCAAGGACAAGAAGCCGACCATGGTCGGCGCCTCCTCGGGCGCCGTGGCCGGTCTGGTCGCGATCACCCCGGCCTGCGGTTTCATCGCCCCCTGGGCGTCGGTCCTGCTCGGCATCGTCGCCGGTGCGGTCTGCGCCCTCGCCATCAGCCTGAAGTACAAGCTGGGCTACGACGACTCGCTCGACGTGGTGGGCGTGCACTTCGTCGGTGGCTGGATCGGGTCGCTCTGGCTCGGCCTCTTCGCCACCACCTCGGTCAACGGCGCGATCAGCGACGTGGTGGGCGCATCCGACGGCCTCTTCTACGGCGGTGGCCTGACCCAGCTCGGCCGGCAGGCCGCGGCCGGTCTGGTCGTCACCGTCTGGTCGTTCGGCGTGGCCTGGTTGCTCGCCTTCGGCATCGAGAAGACCATCGGGTTCCGGATCGGCACCGAGGCCGAGGTGGAGGGCATCGACGTGGCCGAGCACGCGGAGAGCGCGTACGACCTGTCGCCCACCACGGGCAGCAGCGGCGGCGCGTTCGCCCTGGCCGGGATCGGCGCCGGCAAGCCGGCCCCGGAGGCGGCCGCGGCGGCGGACGAACCCGCCGAGCCCGTCAGCGAGAAGGTCGCCGGTTAACGTTCCTGGGATGGAGGGGTTGGACATGAAGCTGGTGACCGCGGTCATCAAGCCGTACCAGCTGGACGCGGTGAAGGAGGCCCTGCACGCCCTCGGCGTGGCCGGCCTGACCGTCAGCGAGGTCCAGGGGTACGGCCGGCAGAAGGGGCACACCGAGGTCTACCGGGGTGCCGAGTACACGGTCGAGTTCCTGCCCAAGATCCGGGTCGAGGTGCTCACCGACGAGATCGACGTCGACAAGATCGTCGACGCCATCGTCGGGGCCGCCCGGACCGGCAAGATCGGTGACGGGAAGGTCTGGGTGACCGGGGTCGAGGAGGTCGTCCGGGTCCGTACCGGCGAGCGCGGCCTCGACGCCCTGTAGGAAGGCCGGCCGATGACCTCGTTGATCAAGAAGGACGCGTTCGGACAGCCCGGCGACGGTGACGCGGACCATCTGATCAACGGGGTCGTCGGCCTGCCCGGGGGGATCGGGGAGGCGGCCCGGCGGGCCCGCGCCGAGGCGTTCGACCGGTGGCTGGCCACGTTGCTGCCCGAGCGGCCCGGGATCGCGCTGGTCGCGGTCGGCGGGCTGGGCCGGCGGCAGTGCGCCCCGTACGGGGACCTCGACCTGGTGCTGGTGCACGCCGGGGTGGCCGGCACCGACGAGCTGGCCGCGAAGCTCTGGTACCCGATCTGGGACGCGGGCCTGCGCCTCGACCACTCGGTCCGCACCGTCGCCGAGGCGCTCTCGGTGGCCCAGGACGACGTCAAGGTGGCCCTCGGGCTGCTCGACGCCCGCTTCGTCGCCGGGGACCGGGCGCTGGCCGACCAGCTCAGCCGCACCGCCACCGACCACTGGCGGCGCACCGCGGTGCGGCAGCTGACCGGGCTGCGCGAGATCACCACCGCCCGCTGGGCCGCCCACGGCGAGCTGGCGTTCCTCCTGGAGGGCGACCTCAAGGAGGCCGCCGGCGGGCTGCGCGACGTGGGCCTGCTGCGGGCCATCGCCACCGCCGGCGTGACCGACGCGCTGCGCCCCGCCGTACACGCCGCGCACCGCCGGCTGCTGGACACCCGCGACGCCCTGCACCAGCAGGTCGGCCGCCGGGTCGACCGGCTCCTCGCGCAGGAACGCGACGGCGTCGCGGCGCTGCTCGGCCTGCGCCGGCTCCCGCCCGGCCCGGTCGACGCCCCGCCCGCCCGGGCCGGGGCCGATGGTGCGCCCCGGTCCGAGGGCCACCCGGACCGCGCCGAGCTGCTGACGGACGGCGGGGACGGGGACGCGC
This genomic window contains:
- a CDS encoding ammonium transporter — translated: MPEAPTIDGGNTVWLLVSTALVLLMTPGLALFYGGLNRAKGVLNMMMMSFSAIGLISVLWWFYGFSVAFGTDVNGLWGDPGAYLGTKTFLAETDLWGATAENPSGIGIPLYVFMAFQMVFAVITVALISGAISDRARFAGWLIFAFGWATLVYFPVAHWVWGGGFIGAKLHALDFAGGTAVHINAGAAALGVALVLGKRMGWPREGMKPHNIPLVALGAGLLWFGWFGFNAGSELTVDSVAGLAFLNTQLATAAAVLGWLAVEWIKDKKPTMVGASSGAVAGLVAITPACGFIAPWASVLLGIVAGAVCALAISLKYKLGYDDSLDVVGVHFVGGWIGSLWLGLFATTSVNGAISDVVGASDGLFYGGGLTQLGRQAAAGLVVTVWSFGVAWLLAFGIEKTIGFRIGTEAEVEGIDVAEHAESAYDLSPTTGSSGGAFALAGIGAGKPAPEAAAAADEPAEPVSEKVAG
- a CDS encoding P-II family nitrogen regulator; translated protein: MKLVTAVIKPYQLDAVKEALHALGVAGLTVSEVQGYGRQKGHTEVYRGAEYTVEFLPKIRVEVLTDEIDVDKIVDAIVGAARTGKIGDGKVWVTGVEEVVRVRTGERGLDAL